The genomic stretch GCTCTAAAACCAGCTCTTCATTTTCATATATTGGCTCATCTACAATTCTAAGCTTATCTAACGGTTCATACCTTGCTTTTACATTTGCTTTTTCCATTAAGTATGTTGTTGTCCACTTATCTTCTTTATGGTCACTATGCGATGAAAAAACAACATGCGGATACGTCGTCTTCCCAAGTTCTTCATAAGCTTTAAAAATAGCTTCTGTTAACACACGAGATAAATGTTCTTCTTCATTTAGATTAGGATCATGTAACCCAAAATGCTCGCAAACACGACGGTTCACGTGGAATAATTCTTTAATAAAAGTAGGCGTGTCGGCATTCAATTCCATTACTTTGATACCAGATTCGTTAACAATGAAATCAATTCGAGAAATCACAGTTTCTATTTCCATAGTCTGAAGCCGAATATAAGGTAACACTTCTTTCGGAAATCCTAATGATTGCAACGTCTTATCGTCAAGCTTTCGCAACAGATGAGCTGTTTTAAAAAACACATGCCCTACTCGATCTGCAGCGGTTTTAATCTGCATAATTTTTTCTTTTTTTTCCACTTTTATATCGTATAAAGCATACTCTTCATCATATAAATCATGCCAAAACGATTCAATATTTTCATAAAATTGTTTGCGTATATCGGTCATGCTTATCCTCCGAAACCGCCTTTGGTTCCCGACCCAATTCCAGACTTATAGGATTTATAAGATGAGTCACTTGTTAAGGCTTTTTTAGAACTATACGTTTTCCCATTATGATAGTAATGCCCTCCACCAGTTGTACTTGATGAGCTATCACAGTAATAGGTTTGCGTATCTTTATCCCAATCCCAATCTCTACAGCTATCATCATTTGGTTTAGGAGGGCGATTTGACCCACAGCCAACGAGTGAAGTAACCATTACGGTCGTTAAAACGCCAGCCATCATTTTTTGTGTTTTTGACATCTTTCTTCCTCCTCAATACTTAACTCCTGTTTCAGTGACATATAGTACATATACTTTTCGATCTTCATCAATCTCCGCTGAATCACGTTCCCATTCTTGACCGTTGAAATAAGTATAAACAGCCCCTAGATACGAGAGCACTTCTAGATGGTTTGAGAAGGATTTTAGTGTAAGCAACGGGTGATTACGATATGAATTCAGTTCTCTAACTTCAAGCGTTAAGTATTCGCTATCACTTTCCTTCTCTTCTTTAGGAGCGTGCTCATACTCATCAACATAGATTACATGAATGTCATCTTCAATAGCAGAAGAACGCTGCTTATAGGTAACACCTTCTTTTACGAAAAATTCACATTCTCTTCGAGCGAGCACTTGATCTAGGTCAATAGATTCATAATGATAGATTGAATGATATGTTTCATTTGATTTTAATAAGCGGTATTCTAATAAACTCTTCATCTTTTCCACCTCCATTTGTGACATTTTTGTGACATTACATCATTATATACGAGATATTAATATGAAGGTTTCAAATTTTTAACAACATTTCTTCAAAAAAATATCGATTCAGTTAGCTGAACCGACTAGAAACCATTGATTTTAACCTGACCATTTCTTCTGCACCTCGTACTAACAGAGTAGTGGCTACATAGCCTAACAGCTCCTACCTAATAATAACAAATTCTGTAATAGAAAAAAGGGTAAAACTTCCTATTGCGAACAGAAGTGCTCATTCGAATTCCACAAAACTTTGTTACAGGGTTTGTGGAATTCGCACATTCAACTAAAAAAGACTAGCTAAAAAAGCTAGTCTTTTTTTATTGTTTGTCGCCTCTAGATATTAGTTCAAAGCCTCCGCTAAAAGGGTCAAAAGCATACTTTAACACTTGCTCTCCACGCGCAACGGTTAGTAAATAGTGTCTCCTTTGAGAATTCTGTGGACCGCTTGCTTCATACACTTTATCCCCTTCCATGAATTGAGATAGAAGAAGCTGCTCTCGCTGGGCAAGTATATCTTTTGCTTCTTTGTAACTATAAAGTGGAAGATTGTTTGTATAAATAACTGGTACAAACACTAATACAATAATGGCAGCAGTAAAGAAGCCTTGTCTAGCTATTCGCATCATTCGATTTGGTCGTCTTGACAGCAAAATAGCTACTGCTATTACGATTATAAGAGGGACAATATAAAACTCTACCAATGGAATATTGGCAAATACAGATCGATTAATTCCTAAAACGATAATTTCAATTGCTGCTATAAGTACTAGAATAAAATAAACCACGAACTTCTTTCACACCTTTATATTCCAATGCAGATTATGTAATCTTCATTCGGTCATTTTTATCCCTATTGTACCATAGCAACACTAAATCAAGCATTATCTGATAAACGAAATTCGCTCACTAGGTTGTAAAACTTCTACATGCTCTTCTACACTCTCTGGGTATTTTATTCCTTGCCCAGTGTTTAAGCACACTACGTGCTCCATTCCTTTTAGCCAACCGTTCGCTTTTAGCTGCCTAACTGCTGCAAAAGTTGCTGCTCCTTCTGGACAAACGAAAGCTCCTTCTAGTTCAGCTATTAAAGACTGTTCCTTTGTAATTTCTGCATCCGTTACGGCAACGGCACATCCCTCTGACTCATACAGTGCGTCTAGAACTAAGAAGTCTCCAATAGCTTTTGGGACGTTAATCCCAAATGCTTTTGTTGTTGATTTCTCCCAGAAAACCGACTCTTTTTCACCAGTCTCCCAAGCCTTCACAATCGGTGCACATCCAGCTGCTTGTACCGCAACAAGCTTTGGCATTTTCCCTTCTACCCAACCAAGCTCCTGCATTTCACAGATGGCCTTATAAATACCAATTAGACCCACGCCTCCACCTGTAGGGTATAGAATAACATCGGGTAGCTTCCAATCCAACTGTTCGACAATTTCATACCCCATCGTTTTCTTTCCTTCAATCCGATAAGGCTCTTTAAGCGTTGAAGCATCATAAATTCCCGCTTCGTTCACGAGCTGACTAATAATTTTACCTGCATCGCTAATTAAACCGTCAACTAAATACAGGTTAGCTCCTGCAATTGCACACTCTTTTCTTGTAATTAGCGGTGCGTCAACAGGCATAACGATATGTGACTTAATTGATGCTCTTGTGGCATATAATGCCCACGCTGCCCCTGCATTTCCGTTTGTGGGCATTGCCAGTTCTTTAACTCCAAGCTCTTTCGCTTTTGAAACTCCAACAGCTGCTCCTCTAGCTTTAAATGATCCCGTTGGAACAAGCCCTTCATCCTTCATATGTAGCTTTTCTACTCCTAAACGACTGCCCAGCTTTTGCATTTCAATTAAAGGCGTCATGCCTTCGCCTAAAGATACAACATTACATTCATCTTGAATCGGTAAAACTTCGTGATAGCGCCACAAAGTTGGAGGACGTTTTTCAATTTCTTCTTTTGTTACACGATCTTTTATTGCTTGCAAATCATATGAAACTAAAAGTGGCGAACCGCATATGCAAAGCTGATGTACTTGCAATGCATCATACTTTTTTTGGCATTTTGGACAATATAATGATTCTACATAGCTAAACGGCATATAAATAGCTCCTTTCTTTTATAAAGCAAGAGATACATGCAGTTCCTATACATGATAGGAACTGTCCCCTTTAACTATTTACCACTTTATTTGAAAGGTTTCCTGCTTCTCTTTTTTCTTTTTGTCCTCTTCTTAGTGCTAGCGTAATGGAAGCAGCCCAAACAATTAAAATAAACGCATAGATAGCTGTTTGCATAAGAGTGGAAACAGAGCTAGACATTAGGAGAGTACGTGTATTAGTCAAGATAATAAAGCCACCTACCAGAGCCCCTAGTAAATGTGCAGGAATAATCCTTACAAGCCAAGCTGCAATTGGAGCTGCAATAATTCCACCAATCATTAAAGCAGCTACCCACATCCAGTTCACTTGTTCCCATCCAAGCGAAATTAAAAATCCTAAAGTAGCTGAAACCGCAATAGCAAACTCACTCGTGTCCACTGTACCGATAACTTTACGAGCACTTAATCCACGTTTTGTTAGCAAAACCGGAGTAGCGATTGGTCCCCATCCGCCTCCCCCAGTAGCATCAGCGAATCCTGCTATTAAGCCCAGAGGAATTGACTGTTTTGCAGATAATGGCTTTGCTTCCCTTTCTTCACTTGTTTTAAAGATAAATAGAAACCGTATTAAAACGTAAACCCCTAGTAGCAGTAAAAAGGTAGATATATAAGGTTTTACCAAATCACCTGGTATGTTGCTTAAAAAGCAAGCTCCAACAAACGCTCCAATTGACCCGGGAATTACTAAGCGTAATACGGTTGTCTTATCGACATTTCCAAACCTAATATGTGAAGCTCCTGATGCAGCAGTGGTTACTACCTCCGCTAAATGAACGGATGCAGATGCGACCGCAGGTGCGATTCCAAACGTTAATAATAAAGTTGTTGAAGTAACTCCGTAAGCCATTCCTAACGAACCATCAATTAATTGAGCGAAAAATCCGATAATTACAAACGTAAGTAATTTTTTCATTTTTATTCCCTTGCCCTTCCATGAAGATAAATTGTTTTCTTTTACTGTTAAAGTCTTTTTTGTTTTTGAGTAACAAAAAAAGACTCCTAACCTATTGTTAGAAGCCTTCGGTTTTTCCGATCAGCCCACTCATTGATAGCTACATTATATTCAGCTTTGATGAGATGGTTTCATTTTAATTCAAACTATTCCTAGAAGTCAACTGCGATTTTAAAAAATCATAAATACTAGCCGCTTTAAAGTTCCTCCAGTAAATCTTCAACTTCGTTACTATCTACTTTTTGATAAGCTTCAATCTCTTCTACTATAGGAAGCTTTCCATAGAATGGCTCTTCGCTTCTTCTTACTTTTTCAACCCAGTGAGGATCCAGATTTAAAGCTTGTTGAATCGTTACCATGGATAACTTTTCTCTAATTGCTTCCTCTACTTGTAGAGGTGTAAACAAGTTACCGCCGCTGATAATGGGAATACGTTGATTTACATGTTTAATGATTGCCGGCACAACTTCAGCTTCACCTTCTTTATGGTGGGCTGTTTTAGCATGGAAAGATTGAACTTCTAAATGAACATAGTCAACTTGTTCTTCAATTAACTGATCAATCCATTTCATGGTATCATCCACTGTATTGCCTCCGTACCCTTTTTCTTCTGGAGTCATTGCATAGCCAAGCAAAAAAGGTCTATTAGTAGCGCTTTTAATAACTTTTGAGACCGTACGAAGGACTTCAATGGAAAAAGATAGACGATGTTCCGCTGTTCCTCCAAAATTATCTTTACGATGATTCGCTTGCTTTGAAGTAAACTGCTGTAAAAGGTGTCCGCTCCCTCCTTCAATTTCAACCCCATCAAATCCTGCTTGAATGGCACGCTCGGTTGCACGGGCAAACGCATGTAACGTATGATCCATTTGGGTTTCATTTAATTCTTTTGGCTTTTTTCCTTTCCTACGAACTGCTACCCTACTAGGAGCAACTGCTTCCTCTCCAACTTTTAAATACTCAGCTGACAAAGCGCCACCATGAGAAATACGCAAAATGGTTTTAACCTTCATTCTTTTTGCCATAGCTGTAAATTCGTGTAGCTTTCTTGCTACATAATCTCTGTGAATTCCTAGTTGACCATCCATTACTTTTCCGCCTTCTTCTATATAAGCAGGCCCCACTATTACCATGCTAATGTCCTTGATTCGTTCTCGATAAAAAGCCATATCTTTTTCAGACAGCTCTCCATTCCCATGAGAACTCTGAGTAAATAGAGGCCCCATAACAAGGCGATTTTTCATTTCCATTCCATGTACAAACTTAAAATGTTTAAATAATTTCTCATATGAGGCGTTCAAAGGTTTCACACCCTTTTTTCTTTTAGCTTGGCTTTTATTTCAATCCTTTATAACGATTTATCACATAAAAAAGGAACGTTATTTAATAAACGTTCCTTACGTCCTGAATAGGATAAAAGACAAACTCCGCTTTTCCCACTATGTCATTAATATTAACATTCCCTAATCCATTTCGACTATCTTTGCTATATAATCGATTATCGCCCATTACAAAAATTGAATCTTTAGGAATCTTAATTGGGCCAAAATCTCCTGTTAACTGCATTTGCAAGTATTGAGCTGCTTGTAAATTTCGCTCTAAATACGGTTCTTTC from Bacillus sp. 1780r2a1 encodes the following:
- a CDS encoding glutathionylspermidine synthase family protein, which encodes MTDIRKQFYENIESFWHDLYDEEYALYDIKVEKKEKIMQIKTAADRVGHVFFKTAHLLRKLDDKTLQSLGFPKEVLPYIRLQTMEIETVISRIDFIVNESGIKVMELNADTPTFIKELFHVNRRVCEHFGLHDPNLNEEEHLSRVLTEAIFKAYEELGKTTYPHVVFSSHSDHKEDKWTTTYLMEKANVKARYEPLDKLRIVDEPIYENEELVLEPGLYDTHGQKIDVLYRQTYPIEHLVNDRDPVTDEGVGEMLLKLVKDKQLAIINPLSAFLLQSKAVQVVIWGLHEQNHSFFTKEEHEWIYTYFLPTYLEEDIFIQNQMAYVKKPSFGREGDTVEIYKGSGEKVAEDAQRTYEDEVPVYQQFLELDIAEVVTEKGKQTAHIMYGCFLLNGRPSAVGIRAGNQITDNASYYLPIGLKNESEDKKNGVD
- a CDS encoding threonine synthase; amino-acid sequence: MPFSYVESLYCPKCQKKYDALQVHQLCICGSPLLVSYDLQAIKDRVTKEEIEKRPPTLWRYHEVLPIQDECNVVSLGEGMTPLIEMQKLGSRLGVEKLHMKDEGLVPTGSFKARGAAVGVSKAKELGVKELAMPTNGNAGAAWALYATRASIKSHIVMPVDAPLITRKECAIAGANLYLVDGLISDAGKIISQLVNEAGIYDASTLKEPYRIEGKKTMGYEIVEQLDWKLPDVILYPTGGGVGLIGIYKAICEMQELGWVEGKMPKLVAVQAAGCAPIVKAWETGEKESVFWEKSTTKAFGINVPKAIGDFLVLDALYESEGCAVAVTDAEITKEQSLIAELEGAFVCPEGAATFAAVRQLKANGWLKGMEHVVCLNTGQGIKYPESVEEHVEVLQPSERISFIR
- a CDS encoding sulfite exporter TauE/SafE family protein, which translates into the protein MKKLLTFVIIGFFAQLIDGSLGMAYGVTSTTLLLTFGIAPAVASASVHLAEVVTTAASGASHIRFGNVDKTTVLRLVIPGSIGAFVGACFLSNIPGDLVKPYISTFLLLLGVYVLIRFLFIFKTSEEREAKPLSAKQSIPLGLIAGFADATGGGGWGPIATPVLLTKRGLSARKVIGTVDTSEFAIAVSATLGFLISLGWEQVNWMWVAALMIGGIIAAPIAAWLVRIIPAHLLGALVGGFIILTNTRTLLMSSSVSTLMQTAIYAFILIVWAASITLALRRGQKEKREAGNLSNKVVNS
- a CDS encoding NADH-dependent flavin oxidoreductase, which encodes MNASYEKLFKHFKFVHGMEMKNRLVMGPLFTQSSHGNGELSEKDMAFYRERIKDISMVIVGPAYIEEGGKVMDGQLGIHRDYVARKLHEFTAMAKRMKVKTILRISHGGALSAEYLKVGEEAVAPSRVAVRRKGKKPKELNETQMDHTLHAFARATERAIQAGFDGVEIEGGSGHLLQQFTSKQANHRKDNFGGTAEHRLSFSIEVLRTVSKVIKSATNRPFLLGYAMTPEEKGYGGNTVDDTMKWIDQLIEEQVDYVHLEVQSFHAKTAHHKEGEAEVVPAIIKHVNQRIPIISGGNLFTPLQVEEAIREKLSMVTIQQALNLDPHWVEKVRRSEEPFYGKLPIVEEIEAYQKVDSNEVEDLLEEL